A window of the Tunturibacter empetritectus genome harbors these coding sequences:
- a CDS encoding AI-2E family transporter produces the protein MEIRNRNTTTHLKTAGGALLNWWRAATLDALIVGVLWLVGLELIRVPFAPFWAILGGILQIVPTFGSMIALIGPVLAVAFSGHDEWRLGLVLGLYGLIVILEGLVIGPYVLHRTTKVPWWAAFLGPIVLGIVIPFWGVLLAPPLLAMAFAFRKQPGAPPL, from the coding sequence ATGGAGATTCGAAACCGCAATACGACGACTCATCTGAAGACGGCAGGCGGTGCGCTGCTTAACTGGTGGCGGGCGGCGACGCTGGATGCTTTAATCGTCGGTGTCCTCTGGCTCGTCGGGCTTGAACTCATCCGTGTGCCGTTCGCACCCTTCTGGGCGATCCTCGGGGGCATTCTTCAGATCGTCCCAACCTTCGGTAGCATGATTGCACTCATCGGTCCGGTTCTGGCCGTCGCCTTCAGTGGTCACGACGAGTGGCGGCTGGGGCTGGTCCTCGGCCTCTATGGGCTGATCGTTATTCTGGAAGGGCTGGTCATTGGGCCTTACGTGCTGCACCGCACTACGAAGGTTCCGTGGTGGGCTGCGTTTCTGGGGCCGATTGTGCTGGGGATTGTAATTCCGTTTTGGGGTGTGCTGCTGGCTCCTCCGCTGCTGGCGATGGCTTTTGCGTTTCGCAAGCAGCCGGGTGCGCCTCCGCTCTGA
- a CDS encoding alpha-amylase domain-containing protein, translating into MAVMMQAFYWDAPKHDKKEGEWWNFVAEKVEDLSKAGFSALWLPPVSKGSDHTSMGYDPYDYFDLGDFDQKGGTKTYYGNRAELEALIAKAHKHGIGLYADMVINHNSGADEEEVNPLDGEKRWTKFNPKSGKFPRDWNCFHPSRYEQVMMEGENFAGFPHLCHRNPVVYTAMFEYARFLIEELGFDGFRFDFVKGFGAWIIGLLAKYRYVKDGKEFTPFVVGELWSGEEDIDKWLDKVNSMTDNQIAAFDFPLRYQLKDVCDKPNYDLRNLTVGGSVVMKRPMHAATFVDNHDMGDNAIVNDKMMAYSFIMVHEGYPSIFWYDYYNNGLARPLTPNGIDALIIAHQKYAGGDSQILHADPDLYIMQRVGFKDDSVDQPGLIYVLNNLGDKWSGTSVKTKWVNQKFAPIAWDGHDDAHPDERTTDADGNSEFPAPPRGFAIYAPV; encoded by the coding sequence ATGGCTGTCATGATGCAGGCGTTTTATTGGGACGCACCCAAGCACGATAAAAAAGAGGGCGAGTGGTGGAACTTCGTAGCCGAAAAAGTAGAGGACCTTAGCAAGGCAGGATTTAGTGCGCTGTGGCTGCCTCCCGTCTCGAAAGGCTCCGACCACACCTCAATGGGCTATGACCCCTACGACTACTTCGATCTTGGCGACTTCGATCAGAAGGGCGGCACCAAGACCTACTACGGCAACCGCGCCGAACTCGAAGCGCTGATCGCCAAAGCGCACAAGCACGGCATCGGCCTCTACGCGGATATGGTCATCAACCACAACTCCGGCGCCGACGAGGAGGAGGTCAACCCTCTCGACGGCGAGAAGCGCTGGACCAAGTTCAACCCCAAGAGCGGCAAGTTTCCCCGCGACTGGAACTGCTTTCATCCCAGCCGCTACGAGCAGGTAATGATGGAAGGCGAGAACTTCGCTGGCTTCCCTCACCTCTGCCATCGAAACCCCGTCGTCTATACCGCGATGTTTGAGTATGCCCGTTTCCTTATCGAAGAGCTAGGCTTCGACGGCTTCCGCTTCGACTTCGTAAAAGGTTTCGGCGCGTGGATCATCGGACTGCTGGCGAAGTATCGCTACGTCAAGGACGGCAAGGAATTCACCCCCTTTGTTGTCGGCGAACTGTGGTCCGGGGAAGAAGACATCGACAAGTGGCTCGACAAGGTAAACAGCATGACGGACAACCAGATTGCAGCGTTCGACTTTCCGCTGCGATACCAGCTCAAGGACGTCTGCGATAAACCGAACTACGACCTGCGCAACCTGACCGTAGGCGGCTCCGTCGTGATGAAGCGGCCCATGCACGCGGCTACCTTCGTCGACAATCACGACATGGGCGACAACGCGATCGTCAACGACAAGATGATGGCCTACTCGTTCATCATGGTGCACGAAGGGTATCCCAGCATCTTCTGGTACGACTATTACAACAACGGCCTGGCGCGACCGCTCACTCCGAACGGAATCGACGCCCTGATCATCGCCCACCAGAAGTACGCTGGAGGCGACTCGCAGATCCTGCACGCCGATCCCGACCTCTACATCATGCAGCGCGTCGGCTTTAAGGACGACAGTGTCGATCAACCAGGCCTGATCTACGTGCTCAACAACCTTGGCGATAAATGGTCGGGCACCTCAGTGAAGACCAAGTGGGTGAATCAGAAGTTCGCTCCCATCGCCTGGGACGGCCACGACGACGCTCACCCGGACGAGCGAACGACCGACGCGGACGGCAACTCCGAGTTCCCTGCTCCGCCTCGAGGCTTTGCCATCTACGCCCCTGTGTAA
- the purQ gene encoding phosphoribosylformylglycinamidine synthase subunit PurQ, which translates to MKFGVLVFPGSNCDHDTHHVVDAIAHQPVTYLWHASEDLQGCDAILVPGGFAYGDYLRTGAIARFAPVMQSVKKFAQNGGLVMGICNGFQILCEAGLLPGALMRNASQHYICKQTFLRTETNNSPFTHGLSRGQVLQMPIGHMEGNYFCDSDTLETLKKQDRIAFRYATREGTVTAAANPNGSLENIAGVLNEGRNVLGLMPHPDRSSEALLGSADGLRLFQAMAESLATAR; encoded by the coding sequence ATGAAATTCGGCGTTCTGGTCTTCCCCGGGTCCAACTGCGACCATGACACCCACCACGTAGTGGACGCGATCGCGCACCAGCCCGTGACCTACCTCTGGCACGCCTCAGAGGACCTTCAGGGCTGCGACGCCATCCTCGTCCCTGGCGGATTCGCCTACGGCGACTACCTCAGAACCGGCGCCATTGCCCGCTTTGCGCCAGTCATGCAATCGGTAAAGAAGTTCGCCCAAAACGGCGGACTGGTGATGGGAATCTGCAACGGCTTTCAAATTCTGTGCGAAGCAGGCCTCCTTCCCGGCGCACTGATGCGCAACGCCAGCCAGCACTACATCTGCAAACAAACCTTTCTGCGAACCGAGACAAACAACTCTCCCTTTACGCACGGGCTGTCTCGCGGGCAGGTGTTGCAGATGCCAATTGGCCACATGGAAGGTAACTACTTCTGCGACTCCGATACGCTGGAAACGCTGAAGAAACAGGATCGCATCGCCTTTCGCTACGCCACTCGAGAGGGCACGGTGACTGCTGCTGCGAACCCGAATGGATCGCTCGAGAACATCGCTGGCGTCCTGAACGAAGGACGCAATGTGCTGGGTCTCATGCCGCATCCGGACCGTTCCAGCGAGGCTCTCCTTGGATCTGCGGATGGCTTGCGCTTGTTTCAAGCGATGGCGGAGTCTTTGGCTACAGCGCGATAA
- a CDS encoding tyrosine-protein phosphatase, whose translation MIDIHHHLLWGMDDGASTLEASVAMAKMAAADGITHIVCSPHSNGQYSYDPPIINAKIIELQERLDRDSIGIKLGRGCDFHMSYENIQEAKVDPTKFSINGLGYLLVEVPDYGLPRGLTEIFYQLQLAGLTPILTHPERNPTLQADQDRIAEWLQRGVLVQVTAGSVLGRMGKHAERMAHELLENRWVHFLATDAHNTTSRAPKMREALELVAAKYGPDYAHLLCVSNPLAVFMGKPMPPQVEPLNLYEDLQEKSWWRRLLGQ comes from the coding sequence ATGATTGACATTCACCATCACCTTCTGTGGGGCATGGACGATGGTGCTTCGACCCTCGAAGCCTCTGTAGCTATGGCGAAGATGGCTGCAGCGGATGGGATCACCCACATCGTGTGTTCGCCGCACTCGAACGGCCAATACTCCTACGACCCTCCCATCATCAACGCGAAGATTATCGAGTTGCAGGAGCGGTTAGATCGTGATTCGATCGGTATAAAGCTGGGCCGTGGATGCGACTTCCATATGTCGTATGAAAATATCCAGGAGGCCAAAGTTGACCCGACAAAGTTCAGCATCAACGGGCTGGGCTATCTACTGGTAGAGGTTCCGGACTATGGACTGCCGCGGGGTTTGACTGAAATCTTTTATCAACTGCAGTTGGCCGGTCTAACGCCGATTCTGACGCATCCGGAGAGGAATCCTACGCTGCAGGCCGATCAGGATCGAATCGCGGAGTGGCTGCAGCGGGGAGTACTGGTGCAGGTCACGGCGGGGTCTGTGCTAGGCCGGATGGGCAAGCATGCAGAGCGGATGGCGCATGAGCTGCTCGAGAATCGGTGGGTGCACTTTCTGGCAACCGATGCGCACAATACGACCTCGCGCGCACCAAAGATGCGAGAGGCGCTGGAGTTGGTCGCAGCGAAGTATGGGCCGGATTATGCGCATCTGCTCTGTGTATCCAATCCTCTTGCGGTATTTATGGGGAAGCCGATGCCGCCACAAGTGGAGCCGCTGAACCTCTATGAGGATCTGCAGGAGAAGAGCTGGTGGCGGAGACTGCTGGGGCAGTAG
- a CDS encoding SDR family NAD(P)-dependent oxidoreductase: MDRPLTGKTVLVTGAAKRIGRSIALALAERGADVAITYLSSQTEAQQTVHALAAHDVDALAIRCDLRNPEDIEQTVAAVINDLGRIDLLVNNAGIFASEALENISVDQWDAMFTTNTRAPFLMARAAHPHLRAVKGRILNIGSLGGLHPWATHGHYCTSKAALHMLSKTMAKAWAPEISVNCIAPGMIVQGEVEEAYEHFARKTPMQRNGTAEDVAAAAVFFATAPHFITGQLLAVDGGLGL; encoded by the coding sequence ATGGACAGGCCGCTAACAGGAAAGACTGTGCTTGTAACTGGGGCGGCCAAGCGAATCGGCCGGTCTATCGCTCTGGCTCTCGCCGAACGCGGCGCAGACGTAGCCATCACCTATCTCTCTTCTCAAACCGAGGCGCAGCAGACAGTTCACGCGCTCGCGGCCCACGACGTCGACGCTTTGGCCATCCGCTGCGATCTACGCAATCCCGAGGACATTGAACAGACCGTAGCTGCAGTCATCAACGATCTGGGCCGCATCGACTTACTCGTCAACAACGCCGGAATCTTTGCCTCCGAAGCGCTCGAGAACATCTCAGTCGATCAGTGGGATGCGATGTTTACCACCAACACCCGGGCACCCTTTCTTATGGCCCGGGCTGCGCACCCACACCTGCGCGCTGTCAAAGGGCGCATCCTCAACATCGGCTCGCTAGGAGGCCTGCATCCCTGGGCCACTCACGGCCACTACTGCACCTCCAAGGCGGCGCTGCATATGCTCTCGAAGACCATGGCGAAGGCCTGGGCGCCTGAGATCAGTGTCAACTGCATCGCCCCCGGCATGATCGTTCAAGGAGAGGTTGAAGAGGCCTATGAGCACTTCGCCCGCAAAACACCCATGCAGCGCAACGGCACTGCCGAAGATGTAGCGGCAGCTGCCGTCTTTTTCGCCACGGCGCCCCACTTTATTACTGGCCAACTCCTCGCCGTCGACGGCGGCCTTGGATTGTAA
- a CDS encoding carboxypeptidase-like regulatory domain-containing protein: MSSRRTVWSLSFLVLLFAFASSLPARAQDQDVPAKRGRKYKAPPATSHIEVTVVKKFNGKPIMNAAVIFNPSMDGKDEGNLEVKTDPDGKAVIDVIPTGSTVRVQVIAPGFATFAEEYEVKEASKEISVAMIHPREQVSSYENNDGKAATRKPGVQEPIRPTVPVTRPAPGNPPATSQPATPNSTPQL, translated from the coding sequence ATGTCGTCACGCCGCACCGTCTGGTCCCTATCGTTCCTCGTTCTCCTCTTCGCCTTCGCATCCAGCCTTCCCGCCAGGGCTCAGGATCAGGATGTCCCTGCCAAGCGTGGCCGCAAATACAAGGCGCCGCCAGCTACGTCCCACATCGAGGTTACCGTCGTCAAGAAGTTCAACGGCAAGCCCATCATGAACGCCGCTGTCATCTTCAATCCATCGATGGACGGCAAGGACGAGGGCAACCTCGAAGTCAAGACTGATCCCGACGGCAAAGCCGTCATCGACGTTATCCCTACAGGCAGCACGGTGCGCGTGCAGGTTATCGCGCCGGGCTTCGCAACCTTTGCCGAAGAGTACGAAGTCAAAGAGGCCAGCAAAGAGATCTCCGTCGCTATGATTCATCCCAGGGAGCAGGTCTCCTCCTACGAGAACAACGATGGCAAAGCTGCAACCAGGAAGCCAGGCGTTCAGGAGCCGATAAGGCCGACTGTGCCGGTTACCAGGCCGGCACCGGGCAATCCGCCCGCAACTTCGCAGCCTGCCACTCCCAACTCGACACCCCAGCTGTAA
- a CDS encoding co-chaperone GroES, with the protein MATTSFTPLHDRILVRRIEEGESIRGGIIIPDSAKEKPQEGEVISVGKGKSNDEGKVFPLDVKAGDSILFGKYSGTEIKIDGEELLIMREEEVLGILKK; encoded by the coding sequence ATGGCTACAACATCATTTACACCGCTGCACGACCGGATTCTGGTTCGGCGCATTGAAGAGGGCGAAAGCATTCGTGGTGGGATCATCATCCCGGACTCGGCAAAAGAGAAGCCGCAGGAGGGCGAGGTGATCTCCGTCGGCAAGGGCAAGTCAAACGACGAAGGTAAGGTTTTCCCGCTGGATGTGAAGGCCGGCGACAGCATTCTGTTTGGAAAGTACTCGGGCACAGAGATCAAGATCGACGGCGAAGAGTTGCTGATCATGCGGGAAGAAGAAGTCCTCGGAATTCTCAAGAAGTAG
- the groL gene encoding chaperonin GroEL (60 kDa chaperone family; promotes refolding of misfolded polypeptides especially under stressful conditions; forms two stacked rings of heptamers to form a barrel-shaped 14mer; ends can be capped by GroES; misfolded proteins enter the barrel where they are refolded when GroES binds), with product MAKQILHGEDSRQAILRGVNILADAVKVTLGPKGRNVVIEKKFGSPTITKDGVTVAKEIELSNSLENMGAQMVREVASKTSDVAGDGTTTATVLAQAIYREGVKTVAAGANPMALKRGIDKAVEAIIGKRDENGVSVGGALSTFSKPVSGDMIAQVGTISANSDSQIGTIIAEAMKKVGKDGVITVEESRTMETQLDVVEGMQFDRGYLSPYFVTDAERMEVALENPYILIYEKKISSMKDLLPLLEQIARTAKPLVIIAEDVDGEALATLVVNKLRGTLNVAAVKAPGFGDRRKAMLQDIAILTGGKAITEDLGIKLEGVKIEDLGTAKRVTIDKDNTTIVDGGGKDGDVEGRVKEIRAQIDKTTSDYDREKLQERLAKLVGGVAVIKVGAATETEMKEKKARVEDAMHATRAAVEEGIVPGGGVAFVRCTPAVDAVIKGLEGDEKIGATIIRRAIEEPLRMIVSNAGEEGAVVIGKIHESKETNYGYNAATGAYEDLVKAGVIDPTKVTRTALQNAASIAGLMLTTEAMIADIPEKKEAAGGGHNHGGGGMDGMY from the coding sequence ATGGCAAAACAGATTCTGCATGGAGAAGATTCGCGTCAGGCTATCCTGCGTGGTGTCAATATTTTGGCTGACGCAGTGAAGGTGACGCTTGGACCGAAGGGTCGCAATGTCGTTATCGAGAAGAAGTTCGGTTCGCCGACGATCACCAAGGACGGCGTGACCGTTGCCAAGGAGATTGAGCTTTCGAACTCGCTCGAGAACATGGGCGCGCAGATGGTTCGCGAAGTGGCTTCGAAGACCTCCGATGTTGCCGGCGACGGTACCACCACTGCTACCGTTTTGGCTCAGGCGATCTATCGCGAGGGTGTGAAGACGGTTGCTGCCGGTGCAAACCCGATGGCGCTGAAGCGCGGTATCGATAAGGCGGTTGAGGCCATCATCGGCAAGCGCGATGAGAACGGTGTTTCAGTAGGTGGTGCCTTGTCGACGTTCTCGAAGCCGGTTTCGGGCGACATGATTGCCCAGGTTGGAACCATTTCGGCGAACTCTGATTCTCAGATCGGCACGATTATTGCCGAGGCTATGAAGAAGGTTGGCAAGGACGGCGTTATTACCGTCGAAGAGTCTCGCACGATGGAGACTCAACTGGATGTCGTCGAGGGCATGCAGTTCGATCGCGGCTATCTTTCGCCTTACTTCGTGACCGATGCGGAGCGGATGGAAGTTGCTCTTGAGAATCCCTACATCCTGATCTACGAGAAGAAGATCTCGTCGATGAAGGACCTGCTTCCCCTGCTCGAGCAGATCGCACGCACCGCGAAGCCCCTCGTCATTATTGCCGAGGATGTGGACGGTGAGGCGCTTGCGACTCTCGTAGTGAACAAGCTGCGCGGAACGTTGAATGTTGCGGCCGTGAAGGCTCCTGGCTTCGGCGATCGTCGCAAGGCGATGCTGCAAGATATCGCGATTCTGACTGGTGGCAAGGCGATCACGGAAGACCTCGGCATCAAGCTTGAGGGTGTGAAGATCGAGGACCTTGGCACTGCGAAGCGCGTGACGATCGACAAGGACAACACCACTATCGTTGATGGCGGCGGCAAGGATGGCGATGTCGAAGGACGCGTGAAGGAGATTCGCGCCCAGATCGACAAGACCACCTCTGACTACGACCGTGAGAAGCTGCAGGAGCGTCTTGCCAAGCTGGTTGGCGGTGTTGCCGTGATCAAGGTTGGCGCGGCGACTGAGACCGAGATGAAGGAAAAGAAGGCTCGTGTTGAAGATGCGATGCATGCGACGCGCGCGGCGGTTGAGGAAGGCATTGTTCCGGGCGGCGGTGTTGCATTTGTTCGCTGCACCCCAGCGGTTGATGCTGTAATCAAGGGCCTTGAAGGCGATGAGAAGATCGGTGCAACGATTATCCGTCGCGCGATTGAAGAGCCTTTGCGCATGATCGTCTCGAATGCAGGCGAAGAGGGCGCAGTGGTGATCGGCAAGATCCACGAATCGAAGGAGACCAACTACGGCTACAACGCCGCTACCGGCGCCTACGAGGACCTAGTGAAGGCTGGCGTCATTGATCCTACGAAGGTTACGCGTACTGCTCTGCAGAATGCGGCTTCGATCGCTGGGTTGATGCTGACCACCGAGGCGATGATCGCTGATATCCCGGAGAAGAAGGAAGCTGCGGGCGGCGGACATAACCATGGCGGCGGCGGTATGGACGGCATGTACTAA
- a CDS encoding VWA domain-containing protein, with protein sequence MMLGLRKTVVFLASLSSTVLAQTTLHTTTTLVVVPTLVQTPDKDLVYSLRAEDFVLTDNGVPQKVTLEEETRRPLSLVVLMQTGGDARGQFSSYAHLDTMIASLLGEAPNEVSIVNFDSQPEAASPFTTNVAEWGDAIDHPDVGDRGAAIFDSIAYGLDLLQKRPTYNRRAILLLSQGHDVGSKTPLKDVVRELGETNTAIYSVTFSAEKTALRQELKEPGPKTKPIAVGNVTPPTVGTYPKGGDTGSPAELIAYFNLSEPLRLILGAMSKNTSAEVATLSGGEWSSFDNA encoded by the coding sequence ATGATGTTAGGGCTCCGCAAAACCGTTGTTTTCCTTGCTTCTTTGAGCAGCACTGTGCTGGCGCAGACGACGCTGCATACCACTACGACTCTGGTGGTTGTTCCGACTCTTGTGCAGACGCCGGACAAAGATCTGGTGTACTCGCTTCGGGCGGAAGATTTTGTGCTGACCGACAATGGAGTTCCGCAGAAGGTGACGCTGGAAGAGGAGACGAGGCGGCCGCTGTCGCTGGTGGTGCTGATGCAGACGGGCGGAGATGCTCGTGGACAGTTTTCGAGTTATGCGCATCTCGACACGATGATTGCTTCGCTGCTGGGCGAAGCTCCGAACGAGGTGTCGATTGTGAACTTCGATAGTCAGCCGGAGGCGGCTTCGCCTTTTACAACAAACGTTGCGGAGTGGGGCGATGCGATCGATCATCCTGATGTGGGGGATCGAGGAGCTGCGATCTTCGACAGCATCGCATATGGACTTGATTTGTTACAAAAGCGCCCTACGTACAATCGTCGCGCCATTCTATTGCTGAGCCAGGGGCACGATGTGGGGAGCAAGACTCCGTTGAAGGATGTTGTGCGGGAGCTGGGCGAGACAAATACCGCGATCTACAGCGTCACGTTTTCAGCGGAGAAGACGGCCCTACGACAGGAGTTAAAGGAACCAGGGCCCAAGACAAAACCGATTGCTGTTGGGAATGTAACACCGCCTACAGTTGGAACTTATCCAAAAGGAGGAGATACGGGAAGCCCCGCGGAGTTGATTGCTTACTTCAACCTGAGCGAGCCACTGCGTTTGATCCTCGGTGCGATGAGCAAGAATACTTCGGCTGAGGTTGCGACGTTGTCCGGGGGCGAGTGGAGCAGCTTTGACAATGCGTAG
- a CDS encoding TonB-dependent receptor plug domain-containing protein, with amino-acid sequence MHTAAPRSAIHLLAIAALLLTLPARAVIVRGKVTTPLGLPLGNARIQLIQGGRVVAFTFSLMDGTYELRSGLPGRFVLLTSASPFTPSIGDAFYGGRIAVVSRNIVLEYATVTPQLATTSTAIPTPIQQVPAAITLIPRQVLETQINLLNDLRQAPGTNVLQTGQTGGPIELYVRGGSPDANKILIDGIPATNLGGPFDFSPLATTALTGPEIYRGANSALEGTGAEASIVSLGTTRSNFLRPTLDYTGDAGNLHTYRNEAILSGTYKRLDYQAAFNRLNTSNALPRDQFHLITSTANIGYTILTNTTARFTLRNADSAAGLPQAHDIYGISASGKQSDQDLYSGITIENILAGNWHNLARYGISRKREQEQQFDQSPDAITYGDLVTLRGANGYTATGQAAFLSPTLDNVHNRDQLDYQTDYTFPYRIAALFSFHYEDERGRLYNPTTGFNQQAQRTNFLYTLQLQGDLHHRLFYSFGGAIERNHLYGTAGTPRLGLTYVPVLPGHRPFHGTSIRANIATGVQEPTLEDQFTSLDTLLAQTANQSAIATYNIRPLAAQRSRTFDLAVDQNILNQKLILKAGYFHNQFSHQLERLAPNDLEQYFSIPANIALQVPDASLNSLAYRTQGLELELQYQPLTHLFLRGGYTYLASLVEQSFTSDNVAPAFNPDIPGVPIGALSPIVGNRPFNRPPSTGFFAVQYSASRFSAAIKGALASRSDDSTFQLHNDRNGGNTLLLPNQDVDFGYAKLDLNLLFSATRHVTVFTQLDNLLSQQHIGPIGYPGLPFTIRAGLKIRIGGN; translated from the coding sequence ATGCATACCGCGGCGCCACGGAGCGCAATCCACCTCCTCGCAATCGCCGCGCTCCTCCTAACCCTGCCCGCCCGAGCCGTCATCGTAAGAGGCAAAGTCACCACTCCCCTGGGCCTCCCCCTCGGCAACGCCCGCATCCAGCTCATCCAGGGCGGTCGTGTCGTCGCCTTCACCTTCTCCCTCATGGACGGCACCTACGAGCTCCGCAGCGGACTCCCCGGCCGCTTCGTCCTTCTCACCTCCGCCTCGCCCTTCACCCCCAGCATTGGCGACGCCTTCTACGGCGGCCGCATCGCCGTCGTCAGTCGCAACATCGTCCTCGAGTACGCCACCGTCACCCCGCAACTCGCCACCACCTCCACCGCCATCCCCACGCCAATCCAACAAGTCCCCGCAGCCATCACGCTCATCCCCAGGCAAGTCCTCGAAACGCAGATCAACCTGCTCAACGATCTCCGCCAGGCCCCCGGCACCAACGTCCTCCAGACCGGCCAGACCGGAGGCCCCATCGAGCTCTACGTTCGCGGCGGCAGCCCCGACGCCAACAAGATCCTCATCGACGGCATCCCCGCCACCAACCTCGGCGGCCCATTCGACTTCAGCCCCCTCGCCACCACCGCCCTCACCGGCCCCGAGATCTATCGCGGAGCCAACAGCGCCCTCGAAGGCACCGGAGCCGAAGCCTCCATCGTCAGCCTCGGCACCACCCGCAGCAACTTCCTTCGCCCCACACTCGACTACACCGGCGACGCTGGAAACCTCCACACCTACCGCAACGAAGCCATCCTCTCAGGCACCTACAAGAGGCTCGACTACCAAGCCGCCTTCAACCGCCTCAACACCTCCAACGCCCTCCCGCGCGACCAGTTCCACCTCATCACCAGCACCGCCAACATCGGCTATACCATCCTCACTAACACCACCGCCCGCTTCACCCTGCGCAACGCCGACTCCGCCGCTGGCCTCCCACAAGCGCACGACATCTACGGCATCTCCGCCTCCGGCAAACAATCCGATCAGGATCTCTACTCTGGCATCACTATCGAAAACATCCTGGCAGGGAACTGGCACAACCTCGCCCGCTACGGCATCAGTCGCAAGCGCGAACAGGAGCAGCAGTTCGACCAATCACCCGACGCCATCACCTACGGCGACCTCGTCACCCTCCGCGGAGCTAACGGCTACACCGCCACCGGCCAGGCAGCCTTCCTCTCCCCAACCCTCGACAACGTCCACAACCGCGACCAGCTCGACTACCAGACCGACTACACCTTCCCCTACCGCATCGCCGCCCTCTTCAGCTTCCACTACGAAGACGAGCGTGGCCGCCTCTACAATCCCACCACCGGCTTCAACCAGCAGGCTCAGCGCACCAACTTCCTCTACACCCTTCAACTCCAGGGCGACCTCCACCACCGCCTCTTCTACTCCTTCGGCGGAGCCATCGAGCGCAACCACCTCTACGGCACCGCCGGAACCCCGCGTCTCGGCCTCACCTACGTCCCCGTCCTCCCCGGCCACCGTCCCTTCCACGGCACCAGCATCCGCGCCAACATCGCCACCGGCGTACAGGAGCCAACCCTCGAAGACCAGTTCACCAGCCTCGACACGCTTCTCGCACAAACCGCCAACCAATCCGCCATCGCCACCTACAACATCCGCCCTCTCGCCGCCCAGCGTTCCCGCACCTTCGACCTCGCCGTGGACCAGAACATCCTCAACCAGAAGCTCATCCTCAAGGCTGGCTACTTCCACAATCAGTTCAGCCATCAGCTCGAGCGCCTCGCCCCCAACGACCTCGAGCAGTACTTCAGCATCCCCGCCAACATCGCGCTGCAAGTCCCTGACGCCTCGCTGAACTCCCTCGCCTACCGTACGCAGGGCCTCGAACTCGAGCTCCAGTATCAGCCCCTCACGCACCTCTTCCTGCGCGGCGGCTACACCTACCTCGCCTCACTCGTCGAGCAGTCCTTCACCTCCGACAACGTCGCCCCAGCCTTCAACCCTGACATACCCGGCGTCCCCATCGGAGCTCTCTCTCCCATCGTTGGCAACCGCCCCTTCAACCGCCCGCCCAGCACCGGCTTCTTCGCCGTCCAATACTCTGCCAGCAGATTCTCCGCCGCCATCAAAGGCGCGCTCGCCAGCCGCAGCGACGACTCCACCTTCCAGCTTCACAACGACCGCAACGGAGGCAACACGCTCCTCCTCCCCAACCAGGACGTCGACTTCGGCTACGCCAAGCTAGACCTCAACCTTCTCTTCAGCGCCACCCGCCACGTAACAGTCTTCACCCAGCTCGACAATCTCCTCAGCCAGCAACACATCGGCCCCATCGGCTACCCGGGCCTGCCGTTTACCATCCGCGCCGGTCTGAAGATCCGCATAGGCGGCAACTAG